One part of the Salinivirga cyanobacteriivorans genome encodes these proteins:
- the hpt gene encoding hypoxanthine phosphoribosyltransferase has protein sequence MNKVKIHDKTFEISIHHDKILERVKAIAAQMNKDLKDKDVIFLGILNGSFMFASDLFKYITVPAPISFLKLASYEGTFSSGKVKRLIGINEDIADKTVIIIEDIVDSGLTLEQIIKQLRGYDPADIKVATLLYKPEAYTKDFDIDYVGFSIPPDFIIGYGLDYDGLGRNLPHIYKVE, from the coding sequence ATGAATAAAGTTAAAATCCACGACAAAACATTCGAAATCTCCATTCATCATGATAAAATACTGGAGCGGGTAAAGGCTATTGCAGCCCAAATGAATAAAGACCTGAAAGATAAGGATGTTATTTTTCTGGGTATCCTAAATGGTTCTTTTATGTTTGCTTCAGATCTATTTAAATATATTACTGTTCCTGCCCCCATATCGTTTCTTAAATTAGCCTCCTATGAGGGGACTTTTTCTTCAGGTAAAGTAAAAAGGCTAATCGGAATAAACGAAGATATTGCCGATAAAACAGTGATTATTATTGAAGATATAGTTGATTCGGGTTTAACTCTGGAGCAAATTATTAAGCAACTCAGAGGGTATGACCCAGCCGATATTAAAGTAGCAACACTTTTGTATAAGCCTGAAGCTTATACAAAAGATTTTGACATAGATTATGTCGGCTTTAGTATCCCACCCGATTTTATTATAGGCTATGGTCTTGATTATGATGGATTAGGGCGAAATTTGCCGCATATTTATAAGGTCGAATAA
- a CDS encoding DoxX family protein: MKLSQKSSLNYVHAGLLILRIGIGIMFIFHGLPKLLSGPEGWESTGKAMSVIGINFLPAFWGFMAGFAEAVGGLLLIFGLAFVPTTLMLAFTMLIAFLNHYFGGDGFIKYSHSLEAFILFASLALIGPGKYRLTKLMVK; this comes from the coding sequence ATGAAATTATCACAAAAATCATCTCTGAATTATGTCCACGCAGGTTTATTAATACTGCGTATTGGAATAGGAATCATGTTCATATTTCATGGTTTACCCAAACTACTAAGTGGCCCCGAGGGTTGGGAATCCACAGGGAAAGCAATGTCTGTTATTGGCATAAACTTTCTTCCTGCATTCTGGGGTTTCATGGCCGGCTTTGCTGAAGCTGTAGGTGGTTTACTTTTAATATTTGGATTGGCTTTTGTCCCGACCACCCTGATGCTTGCTTTCACCATGCTAATTGCTTTTCTAAATCATTATTTTGGCGGAGACGGGTTCATAAAATACTCACATTCACTTGAGGCTTTTATATTGTTTGCATCACTTGCGTTGATAGGTCCGGGAAAATACAGGTTAACCAAACTAATGGTTAAATAA
- the obgE gene encoding GTPase ObgE: MGQSNFVDYIRIFCRSGKGGAGSEHFRREKFVPKGGPDGGDGGRGGNIYLRGNQNQWTLLHLRYKKHIFAGDGQPGGGQRSFGAQGEDVVIDVPIGTIVRDEETNELICEVTKHDETVVLLEGGQGGLGNTHFKTSTNQAPHHAQPGKPGMEGWFVFELKVLADIGLVGFPNAGKSTLLSVVSAAKPKIADYAFTTLTPNLGIVPYRDNRSFVMADIPGIIEGAAEGKGLGLRFLRHIERNPALLFMVPADSDDIHNEYKILLSELEKHNPQLLDKSRILAITKSDMLDEELIEEISEDLPDIPVLFISSVAQMNLDKLKDLIWNTLNFEEDV; this comes from the coding sequence ATGGGACAATCAAATTTTGTAGATTATATCCGGATATTTTGTCGTTCGGGTAAAGGAGGGGCAGGTTCAGAGCATTTTCGCAGAGAAAAGTTTGTTCCTAAAGGAGGTCCCGATGGTGGTGATGGTGGCCGTGGCGGAAATATATATTTGCGTGGTAATCAGAATCAATGGACATTGCTGCATTTGCGTTATAAAAAACACATTTTTGCAGGTGATGGGCAACCAGGGGGTGGTCAGAGGAGCTTTGGAGCCCAGGGAGAAGATGTGGTAATTGATGTGCCCATTGGTACCATAGTGCGGGATGAAGAAACAAATGAGCTAATTTGTGAGGTCACAAAGCATGATGAAACTGTTGTTTTGCTGGAAGGAGGTCAGGGTGGCCTTGGTAATACGCATTTTAAAACATCAACAAATCAGGCACCGCATCACGCCCAGCCGGGAAAGCCAGGTATGGAGGGATGGTTTGTTTTTGAATTGAAAGTGCTGGCCGACATTGGTTTGGTGGGTTTCCCCAATGCCGGCAAATCTACACTGCTTTCAGTTGTATCAGCTGCCAAACCAAAAATTGCCGACTATGCTTTTACAACTTTAACCCCGAACCTTGGAATTGTGCCATACCGTGATAACCGGTCATTCGTGATGGCCGATATTCCTGGTATTATTGAAGGTGCAGCTGAAGGAAAGGGTTTGGGGCTTCGCTTTTTAAGACATATTGAGCGAAACCCGGCATTGCTTTTTATGGTTCCTGCAGACAGCGATGATATTCATAATGAGTATAAAATTTTACTTTCGGAACTTGAGAAGCATAACCCGCAATTACTCGATAAATCCAGAATTTTGGCAATTACAAAAAGCGATATGCTCGATGAAGAGTTAATAGAGGAGATTTCAGAAGATCTGCCCGATATACCGGTTTTGTTTATTTCTTCGGTAGCTCAGATGAATCTCGATAAACTTAAAGACCTGATTTGGAACACCTTAAATTTTGAAGAAGATGTTTGA
- a CDS encoding phosphatase PAP2 family protein yields MFDTLVQFDKELFLFLNGLHNSFFDQIMWWFSEKYFWIPLYAAVLIWWVKEWKWNVIWLVVFAVLVVVANDQISVAIKFAIERPRPSHNPEFEGLVHLLNNYHGGAYGFVSSHAANTFGFAVFSLMFIKRRWYTIAILIWAALVSYSRVYLGVHYPADIFFGGLLGVGFGFLLYYLCNFSMQKFPIKKAA; encoded by the coding sequence ATGTTTGATACTTTAGTGCAATTTGATAAAGAGTTGTTTTTATTCCTGAATGGCTTGCATAATAGTTTTTTTGATCAAATTATGTGGTGGTTCAGCGAAAAGTATTTTTGGATACCGCTTTATGCTGCGGTTTTAATTTGGTGGGTAAAAGAGTGGAAGTGGAACGTTATTTGGCTGGTGGTTTTTGCAGTATTAGTTGTTGTTGCGAATGATCAGATATCAGTAGCTATAAAGTTTGCCATTGAACGGCCCAGACCATCGCATAATCCGGAATTTGAAGGTCTCGTGCATTTGCTAAATAATTACCATGGAGGTGCTTATGGCTTTGTGTCTAGCCATGCGGCCAATACTTTCGGGTTTGCTGTTTTTTCGCTTATGTTTATTAAAAGGCGTTGGTATACAATTGCTATATTAATATGGGCAGCCCTGGTTTCATATAGCCGGGTTTATTTGGGCGTTCATTATCCGGCCGATATATTTTTTGGTGGTTTGCTGGGCGTAGGGTTTGGCTTTTTGCTCTATTATTTATGCAATTTTAGTATGCAAAAATTTCCCATAAAAAAAGCTGCCTGA
- a CDS encoding DUF1987 domain-containing protein, which translates to MEVIKIIGTDDTPSVTLDAQNEIFEISGRSLPEDVAAFYEPILDWLDRYAEEPNEKTVFNFKLVYFNTASSKLILDILLKLEEMHEDDKEILIRWHFPEDDEDMEEAGEEYADIVEVPFEQVSYSLD; encoded by the coding sequence ATGGAAGTAATTAAGATTATAGGAACAGATGATACGCCAAGTGTAACCCTGGATGCACAAAATGAGATTTTTGAAATTTCAGGGAGATCTCTTCCAGAAGACGTAGCTGCTTTTTACGAGCCTATTCTTGATTGGCTGGATAGATATGCTGAAGAACCAAACGAAAAAACCGTTTTTAACTTCAAGTTGGTTTATTTCAACACCGCATCATCCAAGCTGATTCTTGACATCTTGCTTAAACTGGAAGAAATGCATGAAGACGATAAAGAAATACTTATCAGATGGCATTTCCCTGAAGATGACGAAGACATGGAAGAAGCCGGTGAAGAATATGCCGATATTGTAGAAGTACCTTTTGAACAAGTAAGCTATTCGCTGGACTAA
- a CDS encoding ATP-binding cassette domain-containing protein, translating to MSEEILKALMQLFAIIAKQDDGVEDNEIEFVKTFLSSQLNKEAVEEYVALFYKHAGINPDDLHNDKKDKKRQLTSVKDSVKILGICKKINKRLNQKQKVVVLVRLFELVNADRKFTEQRMAIINTVAEVFNIDPDEFESTESFVVESPEKISNPHILKINGKEEENTNSKHIHSEDLDGNLLVLQIKSVDLYFLRYTGNQDIFLNGLPLNNRSIYLFANGGTVKLTKGKPVYYSDVVAHFLADLTSSKISFNVNNVNFTFPNGGVGLRDIELSEEQGRLIGIMGASGAGKTTLLNVLTGMEKPSEGSVIINNINIHEEPEKIEGVIGSIPQDDLLISELTVYQNLYYNAKLCFKDKTEDEIDELVSKTLTSLGLYERKDLKVGSPLNKTISGGQRKRLNIALELIREPSILFVDEPTSGLSSRDSENVMDLLRELALKGKLIFVVIHQPSSDIYKMFDKMLILDTGGFQIYYGNPVEAVTYFKKLDNQINSDVGECPTCGNVNPELIFNIIDAKVVDEFGRYTQNRKVTPDEWEKRYKAENTVEKVPDVKENPPQTLNIPQWLSQFKIYTIRDFISKITNKQYVILNLLEAPLLGFILSFIIRYIEPDADNYIFRANANIPPYIFMALIVALFLGFMVSAEEIFKDRKILKREAFLNLSRSSYLISKILILFFISALQALLFAAVANIVLEIRGMFFEYWFALFTIAAFANMLGLNISSAFNSAVTIYIMIPLLMIPQMALGGAMFSFDKLNRNISSVDKVPVIAEFIAARWCYEALMVKQFRDNEFEKHFYQIDRAVSIGSYRGTKWTEEIEKRVDVALQSVQSNNDSIIEASKDIFELLRHELERENKRNSKITFPSVSRINNKDFNAQLADSLLNYLANIKDYYETISLKARKKKDAMIMKLDAKNPQLYIQQQNKYHNEAVSDIVKNIYMKQVVEYDNKLVRQRDPIFRYPEVEHALDFRSHFFAPQKHFLGVYMDTYYFDMMVVWLMTIVLYITLYYDSLKKLLEMTSK from the coding sequence ATGAGTGAAGAAATTCTAAAAGCTTTAATGCAGTTGTTTGCCATCATCGCAAAACAAGATGATGGAGTTGAAGACAATGAAATAGAATTTGTCAAAACATTTCTCAGTTCGCAGCTTAATAAAGAAGCTGTGGAAGAGTATGTGGCATTATTCTACAAACATGCCGGCATTAATCCTGATGATCTTCACAATGACAAAAAAGACAAAAAACGCCAGCTTACTTCGGTGAAAGATTCGGTGAAAATTCTCGGAATCTGTAAAAAAATTAACAAACGCCTCAACCAAAAACAAAAAGTTGTTGTGCTTGTGCGCCTGTTCGAACTTGTAAACGCCGACAGGAAATTTACAGAACAGAGAATGGCCATTATCAACACCGTTGCTGAGGTTTTTAACATTGACCCGGATGAATTCGAAAGTACAGAATCATTTGTAGTTGAATCTCCTGAAAAAATCAGCAACCCACATATCCTCAAAATCAACGGGAAAGAGGAAGAAAACACCAATAGCAAACACATCCATAGCGAGGACCTCGACGGAAATCTACTTGTCTTGCAAATTAAAAGTGTTGACCTCTACTTTCTGCGTTACACAGGGAACCAGGATATATTCTTAAATGGTTTGCCGCTCAATAACCGAAGTATTTATCTTTTTGCTAACGGAGGGACAGTAAAACTGACAAAAGGCAAGCCGGTCTACTACTCCGATGTAGTAGCACATTTTCTTGCCGATCTTACATCATCAAAAATTTCATTCAATGTCAACAATGTAAACTTCACATTCCCCAATGGGGGTGTTGGGTTACGCGACATTGAACTTTCAGAAGAACAGGGGCGACTTATAGGGATAATGGGCGCCTCCGGAGCCGGTAAAACAACATTGCTTAATGTCCTTACCGGAATGGAAAAACCTTCTGAAGGTAGCGTTATAATCAACAACATCAATATTCATGAAGAGCCCGAAAAAATCGAAGGCGTAATTGGCTCAATTCCGCAAGATGACTTATTGATCAGTGAATTAACAGTTTATCAAAACCTGTATTATAACGCAAAACTCTGCTTCAAAGACAAAACAGAAGATGAGATAGATGAACTGGTCTCCAAAACACTCACCAGCCTTGGGCTTTATGAAAGAAAAGACCTTAAAGTTGGGTCACCGCTCAACAAAACCATTAGTGGTGGGCAGCGTAAGAGGCTGAACATTGCCTTAGAGCTTATTCGTGAGCCATCAATTCTCTTTGTAGACGAGCCGACGTCAGGTCTATCGTCGCGCGACTCTGAAAATGTAATGGACCTGCTAAGAGAACTTGCTTTAAAAGGTAAGCTGATCTTTGTGGTTATTCACCAACCATCATCAGACATTTATAAAATGTTTGATAAGATGCTGATACTTGATACCGGAGGATTCCAAATCTATTACGGAAACCCGGTAGAAGCAGTAACCTATTTTAAAAAACTCGATAACCAGATAAACAGCGACGTAGGGGAATGTCCCACGTGTGGTAACGTTAACCCCGAGCTCATATTCAATATTATCGATGCCAAAGTAGTGGATGAATTCGGCCGATATACCCAAAACAGAAAGGTTACACCGGATGAATGGGAAAAAAGATATAAAGCAGAAAATACCGTAGAAAAAGTGCCCGATGTTAAGGAAAATCCTCCACAAACCCTTAATATTCCACAATGGCTTTCGCAGTTCAAGATTTACACTATCAGAGATTTTATTTCAAAAATCACCAACAAACAATACGTGATCCTCAATTTACTTGAGGCGCCGCTACTAGGTTTCATCCTGTCATTTATAATTCGATATATTGAGCCGGATGCTGACAATTATATTTTTCGGGCCAATGCCAATATTCCGCCTTACATTTTTATGGCACTTATAGTTGCCTTATTTCTGGGCTTTATGGTTAGTGCAGAAGAAATTTTCAAGGACAGAAAAATACTGAAACGTGAAGCTTTTCTCAACTTAAGTCGCTCCAGTTATCTCATATCGAAAATACTGATCCTATTTTTTATCTCAGCACTTCAGGCACTCCTTTTTGCTGCAGTGGCAAATATAGTTTTAGAAATACGAGGTATGTTTTTCGAGTACTGGTTTGCCCTCTTTACAATAGCTGCTTTTGCCAATATGTTAGGATTAAATATTTCATCAGCATTTAACTCTGCTGTAACCATCTATATTATGATTCCTTTGCTCATGATCCCACAAATGGCACTTGGTGGAGCAATGTTTAGTTTCGATAAACTTAATCGCAACATTTCCAGCGTGGATAAAGTACCTGTAATTGCAGAATTTATTGCAGCGAGATGGTGCTATGAAGCGCTCATGGTAAAACAATTTAGAGACAATGAATTCGAAAAACATTTTTACCAAATTGACCGGGCAGTAAGCATTGGAAGTTACCGGGGAACAAAATGGACAGAAGAAATTGAGAAACGGGTAGACGTAGCTTTGCAAAGTGTTCAATCAAATAACGATAGTATAATAGAAGCCTCTAAGGATATTTTTGAATTACTAAGACATGAGCTGGAAAGAGAAAACAAGCGCAACAGCAAAATTACTTTCCCATCAGTATCCCGAATAAACAACAAAGACTTTAATGCGCAGCTGGCTGACAGTTTACTTAATTACCTGGCCAATATTAAAGATTATTACGAAACTATTTCGCTTAAAGCCCGAAAGAAAAAAGATGCTATGATTATGAAGCTGGATGCAAAAAACCCCCAGCTCTACATCCAGCAACAGAACAAATATCATAATGAAGCTGTATCAGATATTGTCAAAAACATCTATATGAAACAGGTAGTCGAGTACGACAACAAACTTGTAAGGCAACGGGATCCAATTTTCCGTTATCCGGAAGTTGAACATGCCCTCGACTTCAGAAGTCACTTTTTCGCACCACAAAAACATTTCCTGGGTGTTTATATGGATACATATTATTTCGATATGATGGTAGTCTGGTTAATGACCATAGTGCTTTACATCACATTGTACTATGATTCATTAAAAAAACTACTTGAAATGACATCTAAATAA
- a CDS encoding mechanosensitive ion channel family protein, translating into MKNFFTEDFWTSFFEKASNWVINELPSIIILLIFTFIAFRLVRFLLNRLKKMIIKRAQRMDKDDASETEKRINTLMNIARGASNIVIWAIFLMILLSKFGVNIGPILASAGILGLALGFGAQELVRDFISGFFVLLENQIRSGDVAIINGTAGLVERIELRTTTLRDFSGVVHIFQNGKINSLSNMTKEWSAITVEIGVAYKENADHVMKVMKEVAEDLEQDEMFKDKIKEPTEIFGIDQFLDSAVLFKARIKSKPGEQWALAREYRKRIKAVFDEQNIEIPFPHTTVYWGQEIAPLQLHLDNAKTEDK; encoded by the coding sequence ATGAAGAACTTTTTTACAGAAGATTTCTGGACATCCTTTTTTGAAAAAGCAAGCAACTGGGTAATTAATGAGCTTCCGTCTATAATCATTCTGCTCATATTTACTTTTATTGCATTTCGACTTGTACGCTTCTTATTGAACCGCTTAAAAAAGATGATCATAAAACGGGCACAGCGCATGGATAAAGATGATGCAAGTGAAACAGAAAAGAGAATCAACACCCTAATGAATATAGCCCGTGGAGCATCCAACATCGTAATTTGGGCTATTTTTCTGATGATTTTACTGAGCAAATTTGGAGTAAATATTGGTCCAATTCTCGCAAGTGCTGGTATTTTAGGCCTTGCGCTGGGTTTTGGAGCGCAGGAGCTGGTCCGCGATTTCATTTCAGGTTTCTTTGTATTGCTCGAAAACCAAATAAGATCCGGAGATGTAGCTATAATTAATGGCACAGCAGGTCTCGTGGAGCGAATAGAGCTTCGAACTACCACTCTTCGTGATTTTTCAGGAGTTGTGCATATTTTCCAGAACGGTAAAATCAATTCATTGTCTAACATGACCAAAGAATGGTCGGCCATTACAGTAGAGATTGGTGTAGCCTATAAAGAAAATGCCGATCATGTTATGAAAGTTATGAAAGAGGTTGCAGAAGACCTCGAACAAGATGAAATGTTTAAAGACAAAATAAAGGAACCCACTGAAATATTCGGTATTGATCAATTTCTTGATAGCGCAGTACTGTTTAAAGCCAGAATTAAAAGTAAGCCAGGTGAGCAGTGGGCTCTGGCACGAGAGTATCGCAAACGTATAAAAGCTGTATTCGATGAACAGAACATTGAAATACCATTCCCCCATACCACAGTTTATTGGGGACAGGAAATTGCACCCTTACAACTCCATTTAGACAATGCCAAAACAGAAGACAAATAA
- a CDS encoding adenylate kinase, with the protein MFNLVLFGPPGSGKGTQSDRISERYNLRHISTGDIFRKEMDEETPLGLRAKKYVEKGDLVPDELVVDLVMKFLDQHNDEKGFIFDGFPRTIRQAEILRSELFERGETIKLMIDLKVPEAELLERMRKRGIESGRADDQNEDVLQNRLQIYRESTEPVITFYTRHHKHYDIDGVGTVDEVFNRISCVVEQFI; encoded by the coding sequence ATGTTTAACCTTGTACTTTTTGGCCCCCCGGGTTCTGGCAAAGGGACACAATCTGATCGGATTAGTGAACGATATAACTTAAGACACATTTCTACCGGCGATATTTTCCGCAAGGAAATGGACGAAGAGACGCCTTTGGGTCTCAGAGCAAAAAAATATGTGGAAAAGGGCGATCTTGTGCCGGATGAGTTGGTGGTTGATTTGGTGATGAAATTCCTTGATCAGCACAACGATGAAAAGGGTTTTATTTTTGATGGATTTCCCAGGACTATAAGGCAGGCAGAAATATTACGCTCAGAACTTTTTGAAAGGGGCGAAACCATAAAATTAATGATAGACCTAAAAGTTCCGGAAGCAGAACTGCTTGAGCGCATGCGGAAAAGAGGCATAGAATCGGGTAGGGCCGATGATCAGAACGAAGATGTATTGCAAAATCGACTGCAAATTTACAGGGAAAGTACTGAGCCGGTCATAACTTTTTATACAAGACATCATAAACATTACGATATAGACGGAGTTGGAACTGTCGATGAGGTTTTTAACCGCATCAGCTGTGTTGTAGAACAATTTATTTAA
- a CDS encoding glutamine synthetase III, translating into MTNIRFKALEQIMHDQCTTPKQEHQKVSEYFAQYVFTHEKMQNYLSQKAYNEFQQSISNNQPISIQLADQIASAMKGWAMEHGATHYTHWFQPLNGATAEKHDAFIDFAGGNHNLERFSGKLLVQQEPDASSFPSGGMRNTFEARGYTGWDPTSPAFLIDGTLCIPTVFISYKGDSLDFKTPLLKSQRSLSETAAKVCRLFDQNVSSVKVTLGWEQEYFLVDERLYMARPDLHLTGRTLMGHASAKDQQLEDHYFGSIPSRVMQFIQDFEQQSHLLGIPVKTRHNEVAPGQFECAPMFEDVNLAVDHNQLLMDLMKKIARKHKFRVLLHEKPFQGVNGSGKHNNWSLMTNTGVNLLSPGSMPGKNLMFLTFLVNAISAVYHNADLLRSSIVSAGNQHRLGANEAPPAIISVFIGQELTKIINQIADSPEKEELTDELSAKIQLNIANIPELLLDNTDRNRTSPFAFTGNRFEFRAVGSSANCASPMITLNTAMADQLDKFYQKLSGNMKEGASFDKTLIALLRDLITKSKNILFEGDGYSDDWIKEAEKRNLTNVRSVPLALKEFTKKHNADLFSKHKVFSDKELEARYEIWLDTFIKQMQIESRVLGDLAINHVVPTAIKYQNILIDNVKGLKEILDGKDYREMSQPHIDSIKKISGHVKNIREMVSNMVDARKKANDAQDIAESALLYDKEVQVWFDQIRYHIDKLELICDDNIWPLPKYRELLFMR; encoded by the coding sequence ATGACAAACATTCGTTTTAAAGCCCTTGAGCAAATTATGCACGATCAGTGCACTACGCCAAAACAAGAACATCAAAAAGTATCTGAGTATTTTGCTCAATACGTTTTCACGCATGAAAAAATGCAAAACTATCTATCTCAAAAGGCTTATAACGAATTTCAACAGTCAATCAGCAACAATCAACCTATATCGATTCAACTGGCCGACCAGATAGCATCTGCGATGAAAGGCTGGGCTATGGAACATGGCGCAACCCACTACACTCACTGGTTTCAGCCATTAAATGGAGCAACAGCTGAAAAACATGATGCATTCATCGACTTTGCAGGTGGCAACCACAACCTTGAAAGATTTTCAGGCAAACTGCTTGTGCAGCAAGAACCTGATGCATCGAGCTTTCCAAGCGGAGGAATGCGTAACACATTTGAAGCACGTGGCTATACAGGTTGGGACCCAACATCACCAGCTTTCCTTATCGATGGCACCCTGTGTATCCCAACAGTTTTCATATCATATAAAGGCGACTCTCTTGATTTTAAAACCCCTTTGCTCAAATCGCAGCGTAGCCTGAGTGAAACAGCAGCTAAAGTTTGCCGTTTGTTTGATCAAAATGTATCGTCGGTGAAAGTTACACTGGGTTGGGAACAAGAGTATTTTCTGGTAGACGAAAGACTTTATATGGCCCGCCCCGACCTTCACCTAACAGGACGCACTTTAATGGGGCATGCATCGGCCAAAGACCAGCAGTTGGAAGATCATTACTTTGGCAGTATTCCATCACGCGTAATGCAATTTATCCAGGATTTTGAGCAGCAATCGCATTTACTTGGAATTCCGGTAAAGACACGCCATAACGAAGTGGCGCCGGGCCAATTCGAATGTGCACCTATGTTTGAGGATGTAAACCTTGCTGTAGATCACAATCAGTTGCTAATGGACCTGATGAAAAAAATTGCAAGAAAACACAAATTCAGGGTACTGCTGCACGAAAAACCATTTCAGGGAGTCAATGGTTCTGGTAAACACAACAACTGGTCATTGATGACCAATACCGGTGTTAACCTCCTGTCGCCCGGAAGTATGCCCGGCAAAAACCTGATGTTCCTTACATTTCTGGTAAATGCCATTAGTGCAGTATATCATAATGCCGACTTACTACGCAGTTCAATTGTTTCAGCAGGCAATCAACACAGACTTGGAGCCAATGAAGCTCCTCCAGCAATTATTTCAGTGTTTATTGGACAGGAACTCACAAAAATTATTAACCAAATTGCCGACAGCCCAGAAAAGGAAGAGCTTACAGATGAGCTATCGGCTAAAATACAACTGAATATTGCCAATATTCCTGAGTTGTTGCTGGACAATACAGATCGCAACCGTACGTCACCTTTTGCCTTCACAGGAAACCGTTTCGAATTCCGGGCTGTTGGATCTTCGGCCAACTGTGCATCTCCGATGATCACCCTTAATACCGCAATGGCTGACCAGCTTGATAAATTCTACCAAAAGTTATCCGGTAATATGAAAGAAGGTGCAAGTTTCGATAAAACCCTCATCGCTTTGTTACGCGATTTAATTACCAAATCGAAAAACATTCTTTTTGAGGGCGACGGATACAGTGATGACTGGATCAAAGAAGCTGAAAAAAGAAACTTAACCAATGTACGTTCAGTTCCCCTAGCGCTGAAAGAATTTACTAAAAAGCATAATGCAGATCTGTTTAGCAAACATAAAGTATTTTCTGACAAAGAACTTGAAGCCCGATATGAAATATGGCTCGACACTTTTATTAAGCAAATGCAAATTGAATCACGGGTATTGGGAGACCTCGCTATTAACCATGTAGTTCCCACGGCTATAAAATATCAAAACATACTGATAGACAACGTTAAAGGATTAAAGGAAATACTTGATGGCAAGGACTATCGTGAAATGTCGCAACCTCATATTGATTCCATAAAGAAAATCTCCGGACATGTGAAAAACATTCGTGAGATGGTGAGTAATATGGTTGACGCCCGTAAAAAAGCCAATGATGCTCAGGATATCGCCGAAAGTGCGTTACTTTATGATAAGGAAGTCCAGGTATGGTTCGATCAGATAAGATACCACATAGATAAACTTGAGCTCATTTGCGATGATAATATCTGGCCATTGCCAAAGTACAGGGAATTACTGTTTATGCGGTAA
- the purE gene encoding 5-(carboxyamino)imidazole ribonucleotide mutase, with the protein MTPKVSIIMGSTSDLPIMEKAAQVLDEFKIPFEINALSAHRTPEKVEEFAQNAYDKGIRVIIAGAGMAAHLPGVIAALTPIPVIGVPINASLDGLDAALSIMQMPPGIPVATVSINGAKNAGILAAQILATDNKEIFEATVAYKTDLKQKIVKANEELAKIKYEYKTN; encoded by the coding sequence ATGACACCAAAAGTTAGTATTATCATGGGCAGCACTTCTGATTTACCAATAATGGAAAAAGCTGCCCAGGTGCTTGATGAGTTTAAAATCCCATTCGAAATCAACGCACTTTCTGCCCATCGTACCCCGGAAAAAGTTGAAGAATTTGCTCAAAATGCTTATGATAAAGGAATACGCGTAATAATTGCCGGCGCAGGTATGGCTGCACACTTACCAGGCGTTATTGCTGCTTTAACACCAATTCCGGTAATAGGGGTGCCCATAAATGCTTCTCTCGACGGTTTAGACGCTGCCCTCTCTATCATGCAGATGCCCCCGGGGATACCTGTTGCTACAGTAAGTATAAACGGAGCTAAAAATGCTGGTATTTTAGCAGCACAAATACTGGCTACAGATAATAAAGAAATTTTTGAGGCCACGGTGGCTTATAAAACAGACCTAAAACAAAAAATCGTTAAAGCCAACGAGGAACTCGCAAAAATAAAATACGAATACAAAACAAATTAA